The following proteins are co-located in the Streptomyces bottropensis ATCC 25435 genome:
- a CDS encoding IS1182 family transposase gives MRDRLDGLWHDEDFADWYPRDGRPGLSPAQLATVCVLQFLLGVSDRQAAEAVRCRIDLKYAMAMELDDPGFHHSVLADFRDRLAEGGRADRLLDLALARLKEAGLVRERTTQRTDSTHVLAAVRDLTRLEMVTEAVRAALEEVAGTSPHLLDELVDEDWGLRYGRPVRLGKNPTKPKTRILATGNDAVRLLEHLHRHGPDHTSGPRVQALRQIMVQNYHRDAAGHLRWRTAETEGGSGLPSSSRTIVSPYDTSARYARHGHIISWKGFSAHLTETCAPDGPNVITDVATTAATTYGSKVLPGIHTRLSRRGLLPDEHLVDAGYTSLPHLEQAAREHQVTVSGPLKSNPTRQHRRNEGFARDDFHFDYDKQQVTCPQGQVSAGWHGPYPTSSPTAAPLIVARFTKSQCRPCPTRTQCTSTADNARTVGFPPRELRDLQLRVRTEQQTPEWKARYAVRSGVESTVNEFAHGHGMRRCRYRGQGKAHIQHVLTASAVNIERLSGLPPTEEPPTPRQPTAFQDYLDQREIPRPKSWRTLGS, from the coding sequence GTGCGTGACCGGCTGGACGGGCTGTGGCATGACGAGGACTTCGCCGACTGGTACCCGCGTGACGGGCGTCCGGGTCTCTCGCCCGCTCAGCTGGCCACCGTCTGTGTACTGCAGTTCCTGCTCGGCGTGTCGGACCGGCAGGCCGCCGAGGCGGTCCGCTGCCGCATCGACCTCAAGTACGCGATGGCCATGGAGCTGGACGATCCCGGGTTCCATCACAGCGTGCTGGCCGATTTCCGAGACCGTCTCGCCGAGGGCGGCCGAGCCGACCGCCTCCTCGACCTCGCGCTCGCGCGCCTGAAGGAGGCCGGTCTCGTCCGCGAGCGCACCACCCAGCGCACCGATTCCACCCACGTCCTGGCCGCGGTGCGCGACCTGACCCGCCTGGAGATGGTCACCGAGGCCGTCCGCGCCGCACTCGAAGAAGTCGCCGGCACGTCCCCTCACCTGCTCGACGAACTGGTCGACGAGGACTGGGGGCTCCGCTACGGCCGGCCGGTCCGCCTGGGCAAGAACCCCACCAAACCCAAGACCAGAATCCTCGCCACCGGAAACGACGCCGTCCGGCTCCTGGAACACCTCCACCGGCATGGTCCGGACCACACGTCCGGTCCTCGTGTCCAGGCCCTGCGCCAGATCATGGTGCAGAACTACCACCGTGACGCCGCAGGACACCTGCGCTGGCGCACTGCCGAAACGGAAGGCGGGTCCGGACTGCCGTCCTCGTCCCGGACCATCGTCTCCCCCTACGACACTTCGGCCCGCTACGCGCGACACGGACACATCATCAGCTGGAAGGGGTTCTCCGCTCACCTGACCGAGACCTGTGCCCCCGACGGCCCCAACGTGATCACGGACGTGGCCACCACCGCGGCCACCACTTACGGCAGCAAGGTCCTGCCCGGCATCCACACCCGCCTCTCCCGCCGCGGACTCCTGCCCGACGAGCACCTGGTCGACGCCGGCTACACCTCCCTGCCCCACCTGGAGCAAGCCGCCCGCGAACACCAGGTCACCGTCTCCGGGCCGCTGAAGAGCAACCCCACCCGCCAGCACCGCCGGAACGAGGGCTTCGCCCGGGACGACTTCCACTTCGACTACGACAAGCAGCAGGTCACCTGTCCCCAGGGACAGGTCAGCGCGGGCTGGCACGGCCCCTACCCGACCTCCTCGCCCACCGCGGCACCTCTGATCGTGGCACGGTTCACCAAGAGCCAGTGCCGCCCCTGCCCGACCCGCACCCAGTGCACCAGCACCGCCGACAACGCCCGCACCGTGGGATTCCCGCCGCGAGAACTCCGTGACCTGCAACTCCGCGTCCGCACTGAACAACAAACGCCCGAGTGGAAGGCCCGCTACGCGGTCCGCTCCGGAGTGGAGAGCACGGTCAACGAGTTCGCCCACGGACACGGCATGCGACGCTGCCGCTACCGAGGACAGGGAAAGGCCCACATCCAGCACGTCTTGACGGCCAGCGCAGTGAACATCGAGCGCCTCAGCGGACTGCCACCCACCGAGGAACCCCCCACGCCCCGCCAGCCGACTGCCTTCCAGGACTATCTAGACCAGCGTGAGATACCCCGGCCGAAGTCCTGGCGAACCCTGGGCAGCTGA
- a CDS encoding glycoside hydrolase family 32 protein, with the protein MSTPPRDPHYPVAHLRPPRNWINDPNGLVFHDGHYHVFYQYNPYGATHANMHWGHFRSPDLLTWEPLPIALSPTPGGVDADGCFSGNAVSDGDRLVAFYSAHREDRSPQHQPVTCAISHDDGRSFSPRGELLIPQLPEGCTMYRDPYVWRHGDNWRMLVGAALADGRAAALLYDSPDLENWTYRRPFAAREQEPVGGAGLHTGEGWECSQYLPAVSGPGALIFSAWNLDDGPQCVAALIGEQNGDVFEASPPVLVDHGPDCYAPALLHAPGNRWLLWGWAWEARDEAWTVADGWAGVLTLPREIHVDDGTLRQQPATELLALRGEHSIHAAGQTHGPQPVDLGSVGRTFDLTARLEPTGEAGLRLLTTPDGSEYLDIRLDAGAGELVVDRDHASLDPRARGGSYRMPCPTTQPVDLRVVVDHSIAEIFLTTTGQVLTLRFYPTGQGPWRLQANSMPGTRLGYAIDAWELNPLVVKEPSTGDAEPAPTSP; encoded by the coding sequence GTGTCCACCCCACCCCGCGATCCGCACTACCCCGTGGCGCACCTGCGCCCGCCCCGCAACTGGATCAACGACCCCAACGGGCTGGTCTTCCACGACGGTCACTACCACGTCTTCTACCAGTACAACCCGTACGGAGCGACCCACGCGAACATGCACTGGGGCCACTTTCGCAGCCCCGACCTGCTGACCTGGGAGCCGCTGCCGATCGCCCTGTCCCCGACCCCCGGCGGCGTGGACGCCGACGGCTGCTTCTCCGGCAACGCCGTCTCCGACGGCGACCGTCTCGTCGCTTTCTACTCCGCGCACCGCGAGGACCGCTCGCCCCAGCACCAGCCGGTCACCTGCGCCATCTCCCACGACGACGGCAGAAGCTTCAGCCCGCGGGGCGAACTGCTCATCCCGCAGCTGCCCGAGGGCTGCACCATGTACCGCGACCCGTACGTCTGGCGGCACGGCGACAACTGGCGGATGCTGGTCGGCGCTGCCCTCGCGGACGGCCGCGCCGCCGCCCTGCTGTACGACTCGCCCGACCTGGAGAACTGGACCTACCGCAGGCCGTTCGCGGCCCGCGAGCAGGAGCCCGTCGGTGGCGCCGGCCTGCACACCGGCGAGGGCTGGGAATGCTCCCAGTACCTCCCTGCGGTCTCGGGGCCCGGCGCCCTCATCTTCAGCGCGTGGAACCTCGACGACGGCCCGCAGTGCGTCGCAGCCCTCATTGGCGAGCAAAACGGCGATGTCTTCGAAGCTAGCCCACCCGTCCTCGTCGACCACGGCCCCGACTGCTACGCACCCGCGCTGCTGCACGCACCGGGCAACCGGTGGCTGCTCTGGGGCTGGGCGTGGGAAGCCCGCGACGAAGCCTGGACCGTCGCGGACGGATGGGCCGGCGTCCTCACCCTGCCCCGCGAGATCCACGTCGACGACGGCACGCTGCGCCAACAGCCCGCCACCGAACTGCTCGCCCTGCGCGGCGAGCACAGCATCCATGCCGCAGGCCAGACACACGGCCCGCAACCGGTGGACCTCGGCAGTGTGGGCCGCACCTTCGACCTGACGGCCCGCCTGGAGCCCACCGGAGAGGCCGGTTTGCGTCTGCTCACCACCCCGGACGGCTCCGAGTACCTCGACATCCGCCTCGACGCCGGTGCGGGCGAACTGGTCGTCGACCGTGACCACGCCTCACTGGACCCCCGGGCCCGCGGCGGCTCCTACCGGATGCCCTGCCCAACCACCCAGCCCGTCGACCTACGCGTGGTCGTCGACCACTCCATCGCCGAAATCTTCCTGACCACCACCGGCCAGGTCCTCACCCTGCGCTTCTACCCGACAGGGCAGGGCCCGTGGCGGCTTCAGGCCAACAGCATGCCGGGGACGCGCCTCGGCTACGCGATCGACGCGTGGGAGCTGAACCCGCTCGTAGTCAAGGAGCCGAGCACCGGTGACGCAGAGCCAGCGCCAACGTCGCCGTAG
- a CDS encoding carbohydrate ABC transporter permease: MPMSTLSSPATEHSGTDRALRRRRVRQTWGHPWLYLPLTGVLLLMIAPFLWMLSGSFKPEADIRKVPPVLIPSQPTTVNYSELFSSLDFTGMFANSVIVAVAVTAGNLIFCSMLGYALAKLDFRGRRGVFALVMATLMVPGLVTFVPLYVVVANLGLTGSLLGLILPFMVTPLGVFLMRQFISTLPDELIDAARVDGCRELAIFWKIILPLTRPALATLGIITFLGSWNNFLWPLVVAQNEDQYTLPVGLALVSTGSDFTRFGILLAGSVVVLLPVMIVFLLFQRHFVAGIATTGLK, translated from the coding sequence ATGCCGATGAGCACGCTCTCCAGCCCCGCGACGGAACACTCGGGCACGGACCGGGCCCTGCGGCGCCGCCGCGTCCGGCAGACTTGGGGCCATCCGTGGCTGTATCTGCCGCTCACCGGCGTCCTGCTGCTGATGATCGCGCCGTTCTTGTGGATGCTGTCCGGCTCTTTCAAGCCCGAGGCCGATATCCGCAAGGTGCCCCCTGTCCTGATCCCCAGCCAGCCCACCACCGTCAACTACAGCGAACTGTTCAGCAGCCTCGACTTCACCGGCATGTTCGCCAACTCCGTGATCGTGGCCGTAGCCGTCACCGCCGGGAACCTCATCTTCTGCTCGATGCTGGGGTACGCCCTGGCCAAGCTGGACTTCCGCGGCCGACGCGGCGTCTTCGCCCTGGTCATGGCCACTCTCATGGTGCCGGGCCTGGTCACTTTCGTACCGCTGTACGTCGTGGTGGCCAATCTGGGACTGACCGGCTCCTTGCTCGGGCTGATCCTCCCGTTCATGGTCACACCGCTCGGGGTGTTCCTGATGCGGCAGTTCATCTCCACCCTGCCCGACGAACTCATCGACGCCGCCCGCGTCGACGGCTGCCGCGAACTAGCCATCTTCTGGAAGATCATCCTGCCACTGACCCGGCCGGCCCTCGCCACGCTGGGGATCATCACCTTCCTCGGCTCCTGGAACAACTTCCTCTGGCCGCTCGTCGTGGCCCAGAACGAGGACCAGTACACGCTCCCGGTCGGCCTCGCCCTGGTCAGCACCGGATCGGACTTCACCCGCTTCGGCATCCTCCTCGCCGGCAGCGTCGTCGTCCTGCTCCCGGTGATGATCGTCTTCCTCCTCTTCCAGCGCCACTTCGTGGCCGGCATCGCCACCACCGGCCTGAAGTGA
- a CDS encoding LacI family DNA-binding transcriptional regulator: protein MGITIADVAARAGVSKTTVSRVLNGKGEIHESTVVKVREAISELGYVPSAGAVGLARGTTQMIGMLVPDLAWVWSGIVQAVVDTLESEGFGLRMLTWNRGEESLRRLGLQVAAKSFDGLLVLEPEGALGYITELHESGLPVVLIDDRFQRPGFPYVATTNREGGEQAARHLLEIGRRRPLVVTGPEAYGCTRERLGGFVDVYAQAGIELDQRRIICGDFQFEDSRSAVAQALADGVEFDAVFGHNDPSAAGVLAALHGAGLEIPRDVAVVGFDDVELASYTYPALTTIRQPMREMGEAAARLLLDHVRRSPEAAPSRTIPTSLVIRGSTCKPTLN from the coding sequence GCCGCGCGGGCCGGGGTGAGCAAGACGACGGTCTCGCGGGTGCTGAACGGCAAGGGCGAGATCCACGAGAGCACCGTCGTGAAGGTGCGCGAGGCGATCTCGGAGCTCGGCTATGTGCCAAGTGCCGGGGCTGTGGGGCTCGCTCGCGGCACGACACAGATGATTGGCATGCTGGTCCCTGATCTGGCCTGGGTCTGGTCCGGCATCGTGCAGGCGGTCGTCGACACGCTGGAGAGCGAGGGCTTCGGACTGCGCATGCTGACCTGGAACCGCGGTGAGGAGTCTCTGCGCAGGCTGGGCCTGCAGGTCGCTGCGAAGTCGTTCGACGGTCTGCTGGTGCTCGAGCCCGAGGGGGCCCTGGGATACATCACGGAACTGCACGAATCGGGGCTGCCGGTGGTGCTGATCGACGACCGCTTCCAGCGGCCGGGATTCCCCTACGTGGCCACCACCAACCGGGAGGGCGGCGAACAGGCCGCGCGGCACCTGCTGGAGATCGGGCGCCGTCGTCCTTTGGTGGTGACCGGTCCCGAGGCGTACGGCTGCACCCGGGAACGGCTGGGCGGCTTCGTGGATGTCTATGCTCAGGCCGGGATCGAGCTCGACCAGCGCCGCATCATCTGCGGTGACTTCCAGTTCGAAGACAGCCGGAGCGCGGTCGCGCAGGCTCTCGCGGACGGCGTGGAGTTCGACGCGGTCTTCGGGCACAACGACCCCTCGGCGGCCGGCGTGCTCGCCGCATTGCACGGCGCCGGCCTTGAGATTCCGCGGGATGTCGCCGTGGTGGGCTTCGATGACGTCGAGCTGGCGTCATACACCTATCCGGCACTGACCACCATCCGCCAGCCGATGCGGGAGATGGGTGAGGCGGCGGCGCGTCTGCTCCTGGACCATGTGCGCAGATCGCCGGAAGCCGCCCCCTCGCGCACCATTCCGACCAGCCTCGTGATCCGTGGATCGACATGTAAGCCGACCTTAAACTGA
- a CDS encoding carbohydrate ABC transporter permease, with product MTSMSTNTVAGQGGTRAQRPPNPKRPSKRRASSLRQTTRGRQTRAAWILTAPFLALFASFMLLPLVWSLLMSLTDTKSADVRTPLNVSFTGFDNYTRLFQDEQFLTALRNTAVFTLVGLPLTLAAGLAAAVLLDRGIRRFRAVFRVGFYLPVITSIVAIAVVWKTLLEPRVGLVNTALGWFGIDGPAWLADTRFALPVMIVMAVWRNLGTVMIIMLAGLQSVPHSLMEAAELDGAGPWQRFWRVTFPLLRPALLLTAVTTGIGYLQFFDEPFVMTQGGPLDSTLSATMYTYQQFGNGNYDVAAAAGYVVFVLIVALTVLQFRMLRDKD from the coding sequence ATGACCTCCATGTCCACGAACACTGTCGCGGGGCAGGGCGGCACGCGCGCCCAGCGGCCCCCGAACCCCAAGCGCCCGTCGAAACGCCGCGCCTCCTCGCTCAGGCAGACGACGCGAGGCCGGCAGACCCGCGCCGCCTGGATTCTGACCGCGCCCTTCCTCGCCCTGTTCGCGTCCTTCATGCTGCTGCCGTTGGTCTGGTCGCTGCTGATGAGCCTGACCGACACCAAGAGCGCCGACGTGCGCACCCCGCTGAACGTGTCGTTCACCGGATTCGACAACTACACGCGCCTGTTCCAGGACGAGCAGTTCCTCACGGCCCTGCGCAACACCGCGGTGTTCACCCTGGTGGGTCTGCCGCTGACGCTGGCCGCCGGGCTCGCCGCGGCGGTCCTCCTCGACCGCGGCATCCGCCGCTTCCGGGCGGTCTTCCGGGTGGGCTTCTACCTCCCGGTGATCACCAGCATCGTGGCCATCGCCGTGGTGTGGAAGACACTCCTGGAACCCCGCGTGGGACTGGTGAACACCGCTCTGGGCTGGTTCGGGATCGACGGGCCCGCATGGCTGGCGGACACCCGCTTCGCCCTGCCCGTCATGATCGTGATGGCTGTGTGGCGGAACCTCGGCACGGTCATGATCATCATGCTGGCCGGTCTGCAGTCCGTGCCCCACTCCCTAATGGAGGCGGCCGAGTTGGACGGGGCCGGGCCCTGGCAGCGGTTCTGGCGGGTCACCTTCCCGCTCCTGCGTCCCGCGCTGCTGCTGACCGCCGTGACCACGGGCATCGGCTATCTGCAGTTCTTCGACGAGCCGTTCGTGATGACCCAGGGCGGGCCGCTGGACTCGACGCTGTCAGCCACGATGTACACGTATCAGCAGTTCGGCAACGGCAACTACGACGTCGCCGCGGCCGCCGGCTATGTCGTCTTCGTCCTCATCGTGGCCCTGACCGTGCTGCAGTTCCGGATGCTGCGAGACAAGGACTGA
- a CDS encoding glycoside hydrolase family 3 N-terminal domain-containing protein codes for MGQPVRSAAYLDPDASVEARTEDLLSRMTLPEKVGQLLMLDAQHGDLADIVSAKLAGSVLHVSPALMPEAMELALRTRLGIPLLTADDGIHGHSFWPGATIFPTQLAMACSWDPSLLHRVARAAATEIATTGIHGTFSPVLCITRDLRWGRINETFGEDPFLIGELGAAMVHGYQGEGLSDPTAVLAYAKHFAGYSETMGGRDASEADLSPRKLRSWFLPPFERAVGAGCRGFMLGYQSIDGVPITAHQWLINDVLKGEWGFTGTLVTDWDNVGRMVYDQRTCADYVEAAAVAVTSGNDLIMATPQFFEGAQEAVARGLIEEKQIDDAVRRVLRLKFELGLFEDPRIPDPDRQAQVIGRRAHADLNLETARRSLVLLRNAGVLPLEGGLTPDGTGRAASRGKQRTIAVIGPNADSPEAMLGDWAGASGQVPWMPEGHPRESVETVLDGLRAVAPADWTITHARGADIASPHQDPEWSVGPDGQPQPPVFTPAPVNQAQLREATAAAEAADYAVVVVGDTIDLTGEVRSTATLDLQGGQIALLDAVAATGTPVIVVLIQSKPSTLPESALNAAALVEAFNPGMRGGRALAELLLGLTEPSGRLPVSFARHVGQQPVFYNQVRGQHGNRYADLTQDPLFAFGEGLTYTTVTYSDLVVHDDDVPADGTVSATVRLTNSGARPALETVQAYISDLTTSVTWAEQELKAFTQVEIPPGASLDARLSVPASQCSLVTADNRRVVEPGEFALRVGPSSRREQQLSAGFRIRT; via the coding sequence ATGGGACAGCCGGTCCGCTCTGCCGCCTACCTGGATCCGGACGCGTCCGTGGAAGCAAGGACCGAGGACTTGCTGTCACGGATGACCCTGCCGGAGAAGGTCGGGCAGTTGCTGATGCTCGACGCGCAACACGGGGACCTGGCGGACATCGTGTCGGCCAAGCTGGCCGGATCGGTCCTGCACGTGTCTCCCGCGCTGATGCCGGAGGCTATGGAACTGGCCCTGCGGACACGGCTCGGCATTCCGTTGCTGACAGCCGACGACGGCATCCACGGCCACTCGTTCTGGCCGGGCGCGACCATCTTCCCGACCCAGCTGGCCATGGCCTGCTCCTGGGATCCCTCCTTGCTCCACCGGGTGGCCCGTGCGGCCGCGACCGAGATCGCGACGACCGGAATCCACGGGACGTTCTCCCCGGTGCTGTGCATCACCCGGGACCTGCGCTGGGGCCGGATCAACGAGACGTTCGGCGAGGACCCGTTCCTGATCGGTGAACTCGGGGCGGCGATGGTGCACGGCTATCAAGGTGAGGGCCTCAGCGACCCGACAGCCGTGCTGGCGTACGCCAAGCACTTCGCGGGCTACTCCGAAACCATGGGCGGGCGCGACGCGAGCGAAGCCGATCTCAGCCCGCGCAAGCTGCGCTCGTGGTTCCTGCCCCCGTTCGAGCGGGCTGTTGGGGCCGGCTGCCGCGGCTTCATGCTCGGCTACCAGTCGATCGACGGGGTGCCCATCACCGCGCATCAGTGGCTGATCAACGACGTGCTCAAGGGCGAGTGGGGCTTCACCGGAACGCTGGTGACCGACTGGGACAACGTCGGCCGGATGGTCTACGACCAGCGGACCTGCGCCGACTACGTCGAGGCGGCGGCGGTCGCCGTCACCTCCGGGAACGACCTCATCATGGCCACGCCGCAGTTCTTCGAGGGCGCGCAGGAGGCGGTCGCCCGCGGCCTGATCGAGGAGAAACAGATCGATGACGCGGTACGGCGGGTTCTGCGGCTGAAGTTCGAGCTCGGACTCTTCGAGGACCCGCGTATTCCCGACCCCGACCGGCAGGCGCAGGTGATCGGCCGTCGCGCCCACGCCGACCTCAACCTCGAGACCGCCCGTCGTTCCCTGGTGTTGCTGCGCAACGCCGGGGTCCTGCCCCTCGAAGGCGGGCTGACCCCGGATGGAACCGGCCGCGCAGCGAGCCGAGGCAAACAGCGGACGATCGCGGTCATCGGTCCCAACGCCGACAGCCCGGAAGCCATGCTCGGCGACTGGGCGGGGGCCTCCGGACAGGTCCCGTGGATGCCCGAAGGCCACCCCCGCGAGTCGGTGGAGACGGTGCTCGACGGCCTTCGTGCCGTCGCCCCGGCCGACTGGACCATCACGCACGCCCGCGGTGCCGACATCGCGAGCCCTCACCAGGACCCCGAGTGGTCCGTTGGGCCCGACGGCCAACCACAGCCGCCCGTTTTCACCCCCGCCCCGGTCAACCAGGCACAACTCCGGGAGGCCACCGCCGCGGCAGAGGCCGCCGACTACGCCGTGGTGGTCGTCGGGGACACCATCGACCTCACCGGCGAGGTGCGCTCCACGGCCACGCTCGACCTCCAAGGAGGCCAGATCGCACTGCTGGACGCGGTCGCCGCCACCGGCACACCCGTGATCGTCGTACTGATCCAGTCCAAGCCGAGCACCCTCCCAGAGTCGGCACTGAACGCGGCGGCACTCGTCGAGGCGTTCAACCCGGGCATGCGCGGTGGCCGCGCCCTCGCCGAACTCCTCCTCGGACTCACCGAACCCAGCGGCCGTCTCCCGGTCTCCTTCGCACGTCACGTCGGACAGCAACCGGTCTTCTACAACCAGGTGCGAGGCCAGCACGGCAACCGCTACGCGGATCTCACCCAGGACCCCCTGTTCGCGTTCGGTGAGGGCCTCACCTACACCACCGTCACCTACTCCGACCTCGTCGTGCACGACGACGACGTCCCTGCCGACGGCACCGTCAGTGCCACGGTACGACTCACCAACAGCGGCGCCCGTCCGGCCCTGGAAACGGTCCAGGCATACATCAGCGACCTGACCACCAGTGTCACCTGGGCCGAGCAGGAGCTGAAAGCGTTCACCCAGGTCGAAATCCCTCCCGGCGCAAGCCTGGACGCCCGCCTCAGCGTCCCTGCCTCGCAGTGCTCACTCGTCACGGCCGACAACCGCCGGGTGGTCGAACCAGGTGAGTTCGCACTCCGTGTCGGCCCCAGCTCACGGCGGGAGCAGCAGCTGAGCGCAGGATTCCGCATCCGGACCTGA
- a CDS encoding TetR/AcrR family transcriptional regulator, which yields MMLESPTLPPARDRRVRRSRAVLMAAAVTLVSERGTADVPVAEIADTADVSRRLVYQQFHDRETLLLEAALDLARRELLPRITEDWSSEGAVSAKALALAEHMASHRRFYRALYTSPCGFALSKALNSLFLPVNRQAVCDTYGRQIDERTTEDIAAFLTGGWGDFIRAWVVEDPDPLDPHEFTSRLVHIASMVLRRAHRHPQPSREQTMATEVQRGTSAAT from the coding sequence ATGATGCTGGAGTCCCCCACGCTGCCGCCCGCCCGGGATCGCCGCGTTCGCCGATCCCGGGCCGTGCTCATGGCGGCCGCAGTGACGCTCGTGAGCGAGCGGGGCACTGCTGATGTGCCCGTCGCGGAGATCGCCGACACCGCGGACGTGAGCCGGCGGCTGGTGTACCAGCAGTTCCACGACCGCGAGACGCTGTTGCTGGAGGCCGCGCTCGACCTCGCGCGCCGGGAGTTGCTGCCCCGCATCACCGAGGACTGGTCATCCGAAGGCGCCGTGTCCGCCAAGGCACTAGCGCTGGCCGAACACATGGCCAGCCATCGGCGGTTCTATCGAGCCCTGTACACGAGCCCCTGCGGCTTCGCCCTGAGCAAGGCGTTGAACAGCCTCTTCCTCCCGGTCAACCGCCAAGCGGTGTGCGACACCTACGGCAGGCAGATCGACGAGCGCACGACCGAAGACATCGCTGCGTTCCTCACCGGGGGCTGGGGTGACTTCATCCGCGCGTGGGTGGTCGAGGACCCGGATCCACTCGATCCACACGAGTTCACCAGCCGGCTGGTGCACATCGCGTCGATGGTGCTCCGCAGGGCCCACCGACATCCGCAACCTTCAAGGGAGCAGACGATGGCAACTGAGGTGCAACGAGGCACCTCAGCCGCCACATGA
- a CDS encoding extracellular solute-binding protein gives MRTTTRHTARTLQVLCVTVTAALLATGCGRDEDSGPGNDAPAEIGSGKAKGKVVMWSMGDQADTVLEDLAKKFEQENPDADVKITAVPWGSAHEKLTTAIAGGNTPDMSVIGSTWMAELAAMKGFQATPASFKASSFYPGQWDTTKYKDTPYGVPFVADTQVVYYRTDLTAKAGIEGALAGDWDGYLRDLKAIQDSAGKQNPDLNHASSLAMGFNSWIFWLPLVWQQGGDIYDAETGKFTFDSPAVGKALKYYASTPKQGLAPTDKTDSMQAFQEGRIAVYQDGPWVGGNLRKDAPALDGKWKTMPMPSGGQPAAFAGGSDLAVFKDADNPDAAWKFVEFLTESANLAAYAKGSGALPASPEAWDEAKLSNDETMQAFAKQLEVSKAPPAITTWQQIATAIESELEKLVLGKATVAEVQKTLQSKATSIGTGR, from the coding sequence ATGCGTACCACCACCCGTCACACCGCCAGAACCCTGCAAGTCCTCTGCGTCACCGTCACGGCAGCCCTGCTGGCCACCGGCTGCGGCCGGGATGAGGACTCCGGTCCCGGCAACGACGCTCCCGCCGAGATCGGCAGCGGCAAGGCCAAGGGCAAGGTCGTCATGTGGTCGATGGGCGACCAGGCCGACACCGTGCTGGAAGACCTGGCTAAGAAGTTCGAGCAGGAGAACCCGGACGCCGACGTCAAGATCACCGCAGTTCCGTGGGGCTCCGCCCACGAGAAGCTGACCACCGCGATCGCCGGCGGCAACACACCGGACATGTCCGTGATCGGCTCCACGTGGATGGCCGAACTGGCCGCCATGAAGGGCTTCCAGGCCACCCCGGCCTCGTTCAAGGCGTCCTCGTTCTACCCGGGCCAGTGGGACACCACCAAGTACAAGGACACCCCCTACGGAGTGCCGTTCGTCGCGGACACCCAGGTGGTCTACTACCGCACCGACCTCACTGCGAAGGCCGGCATCGAGGGAGCCCTGGCCGGGGACTGGGACGGTTACCTAAGGGACCTCAAGGCCATCCAGGACTCCGCCGGCAAGCAGAACCCCGATCTGAACCATGCCTCCAGCCTGGCGATGGGCTTCAACTCCTGGATTTTCTGGCTGCCGCTGGTCTGGCAGCAGGGCGGTGACATATACGACGCCGAGACCGGGAAGTTCACCTTCGACTCACCCGCGGTCGGCAAGGCGCTGAAGTACTACGCGAGCACCCCCAAGCAGGGCCTGGCGCCGACCGACAAGACGGACAGCATGCAGGCTTTCCAGGAAGGACGAATTGCCGTCTACCAGGACGGCCCGTGGGTCGGCGGCAACCTCCGTAAGGACGCCCCGGCACTGGACGGCAAGTGGAAGACCATGCCGATGCCGTCCGGCGGGCAGCCCGCCGCGTTCGCAGGCGGCAGCGACCTGGCGGTGTTCAAGGACGCCGACAACCCCGACGCGGCATGGAAGTTCGTCGAGTTCCTGACCGAGTCCGCCAACCTCGCCGCCTACGCGAAGGGCTCGGGCGCCCTTCCCGCCTCCCCCGAGGCGTGGGACGAGGCGAAGCTCAGCAACGACGAGACGATGCAGGCGTTCGCCAAGCAACTCGAGGTCAGCAAGGCGCCGCCCGCCATCACGACCTGGCAGCAGATCGCCACCGCCATCGAGTCGGAGCTGGAAAAGCTCGTCCTGGGCAAGGCAACCGTCGCCGAGGTGCAGAAGACGCTGCAGTCCAAGGCCACCAGCATCGGCACGGGCCGCTGA